GAGCTGGCCCTTTAAATTCAATTTTCACTGGTGTTTCCACATCCCCTTCGTTTACGACTCCACGTTGAAATGAGCGTTTGGAAAACGACACAGGCAGCCGAAGAGAAAACTTATAGCCGCCCATGACATAGCTCATTTGGCGGCTTGTCGTATACGTATCTACCCAATAGGGGGACGGGCAAAAAAGAGAAACAAGGCACGGCTGTACACGTGTTGTACGTGTCTCTTTTTCCTTAGGAAACGATGGAGCTATTTCAATCACACAATCTACTTTTCGTTTGATACCATCAGATACATGGCACTCCAATTCACCCATGCCTAATTTCGGATTGAATATAGAGCTAATTTTCCGTCTTAACTGCGCCATGTGGTTTTTATTTTCCGCAACGATCAGGAATTCTAACTGCATTCCCCGTTCTTGGATCTGACCATCCACATACGTAACCCCATCTTGATAAGGGGATCTTTGGGTTACGACTTTGGAATGCACCCCATCAGAAAAAACGCGGCTAACCAATTTAAAAGGAGCGAACCTACTAAATGTAATAGATTCGCCCCTGCTATTTGTAAATATGACCTGTTCCACTTACCTCATCCCCAACTCTAAAGCTATCTCCGTTAGCATTCTTCTTTGTTTACGTTCAGCTTGCGAATAGTCCTGAGCTTGTATGACAACATTGGGCTGAAAGCTCGTTGTATTATTATAATTTTTAATATTACTAATATTATTGTTCGGCATAATTGACCGTGCATTGCTATTGACTATACTTGCAATGCTATGTGGATCTACCAATTTAGCCTGCACATGCATAACACCTTTATTTAAAGCAAGATCGCGGCGTTTCGTCATCCATTGTTTGGAGGTGTCGTATAATTTCTTTCCTAGCTCATCGTTTGCTTTATAGGCAACATTGGCACTATCCCTAATACCTTTCGACACGCCCTCGGGTATACTTGTAGCTAATTTAGCCATTACCCTAGAGGGAGAGTTGATACCAAGGAAAGACTTAAACCCCTTAACTATGCCCTCTCCTATTCCTGTGACTGCATCCCACACACCTTTAGCCATGTTTCCAATCCCTTTTATGAGCCCCATGATAATATCCTCACCTATTTGTAATAGATCAATATTTTTAAGGAAATC
This Paenibacillus larvae subsp. larvae DNA region includes the following protein-coding sequences:
- a CDS encoding phage tail family protein — protein: MEQVIFTNSRGESITFSRFAPFKLVSRVFSDGVHSKVVTQRSPYQDGVTYVDGQIQERGMQLEFLIVAENKNHMAQLRRKISSIFNPKLGMGELECHVSDGIKRKVDCVIEIAPSFPKEKETRTTRVQPCLVSLFCPSPYWVDTYTTSRQMSYVMGGYKFSLRLPVSFSKRSFQRGVVNEGDVETPVKIEFKGPAQNPTVYNRTTGEFIRVKRDLSENDILHIDTTFGKKRVEIVRASGRVENAFHYIDLASSFFQLVPGPNTLEYNSNNDSSKTRVTVTYKNRYVGV